The Rhodothermus profundi genome segment TGAAAGCGATCTATGCTTTATGCGGTGATTATGGCAGGCGGCATTGGAAGCCGCTTCTGGCCCAAAAGTCGTATCGACCACCCCAAACAGTTTCTAAAGGTATTTGGTGAGGCCACGCTGCTGCAGAATACGGTAGCCCGCCTGCAGGGCCTGGTTCCGCTAGAGCGCTGCTATATCGTTACCCACCAGCGCTACGTGGAGAAAACACGCGAACAACTCCCTGCGCTTCCTCCGGAAAACATCCTGGCTGAACCCATTGGCCGCAATACAGCTCCCTGTATCACCTATGCTGCCATTAAGCTGCTGGCGCAGGACCCCGACGCCCTCATGGTGGTGCTGCCGGCCGACCATGTGATTCGCAATGTCAGAGCCTTCCACGAAACGTTACGGGTAGCGATTGAAAAGGCACGGGAGCCCGGCGCCCTGGTAACAATTGGCATTAAGCCTACCTATCCAGCCACCGGCTATGGGTATATCCAGTTTGAAGGATCGGCCGAACATCTGTTCGAGGAACCACGTCCCTACCGGGTACGCACCTTTGCAGAAAAGCCAGATCTTGCGACCGCCGAACGCTTCCTGGACTCAGGCGATTTCCTCTGGAACAGCGGCATGTTTATTTGGCGCGCCGACTCCATCCTGACTGAAGTGCAGCACCACCTGCCCGATCTGTACGAAGCGTTTGAACCGTTACGCCAGGCTGTCGGGACGCCCGACGAACCCCACCTGCTCAAGCAGGCCTACCAGACCTGCCCCAGCATTTCTATTGACTATGGCGTGATGGAACGATCCCAGCACGCCTGGGTCGTCCCGGGCAACTTTGAGTGGAGCGACGTAGGAGACTGGCGCGCTGTTTACGACCTGAGCCCCAAAGATCAACTGGGGAATGCCCTGAAAGGCCAGGTGATCGTGCGGGATGCCAGCCGCAACTATGTGGACACCGAAAAACGCCTCGTTGTGCTCATCGGTATCCATGATACGGCCGTCATCGACACCGAAGATGCCCTGCTTATCTGCAACCTCGACAGCACGCAGCAGGTGAAAAACGTTGTCGAATACCTCCAGGCTCATAATTTAGAACAGTATCTCTAAAACGGCCGATTAACCGGCCGCTTCTCCAGCGCTCCACTCCCCTGCAGCCGCACAGCGGCGGCGCCTCCTTTTTTACCCTGTGGTGCCCGGCACTTCTCGCTACCTCCCACGGCGTAGACATTGACCGCTACGCCGTTTTCTTTTCCGGCCACTCTTCACACATTCTTAAAATTTCTACCGCATCCTTTTGGCAGGCTCAACGTAGACTCTCTCGTCAATAAATGACCAGCCAGTCACTTTCTGACCAAACGTTCATGGAATCTCCCTCACTTTCCCGTAAAGAGCGCGAGCGCCTGATGCGTCGCCAGGCTATGCTGGAGGCAGCGCGCGCGGTCTTTGCCGAAAAAGGATACGTGGATGCCACGCTGGACGAAATTGCCCAGCGGGCAGAGTTTGGAAAAGGGACGTTGTACAACTACTTTCCCGGCGGCAAGGACGAACTGTTCTTTGCCGTCTTCGAAGAGGTTTTTGCGCAGTTTCGCCAGTTGATCGAGACCTCCTTTGCCGATGCGGCGTCGTTTCGGGAGGGATTCGAAGCTTTTCTGCGTGCCAGCTTTGAATTCTTTGAGCAGAACCGAGACATGCTGTTGCTCGTCACGCGCGAGTCGCAGCGCATGATGGTCAGCCCGGACCCGGAGCGCGCCGCCTTTTTCCAGCGCCATCACGACGCATTCCTTCAGCTATTAACCCGGCACATCCAGGCGGCTATTGAGCGCGGGGAGGTACGCCCACTTCCGGCAGAGGCGGTCGCGCACACAATCCTGGGCAACTTGCACGGGCTGGCCATGCATCGTCTGCTGAAGGAATGCGTGACGGGTAAGCCCCAGCATGCCTTACCGACTCCTGAAGAAGCTACCCGCTTCCTTTCGACGCTGTTGCTGGAGGGTCTGTTGGATCGGAGGAAATCGCAGGAGGAATCATGAGCATCCGTTGCTGGCTCCTTGTAGGGCTCGGATGGATTGTCGCCGCTGGAGACGTGCCGGCCCAATCGGTCCAGCGCTCCGCTTCTTCCCCCCAACCCATTATACTCACGCTGGAAGAAGCCATCCAGATTGCCCTCATTCAGAACCGCGCGCTGCAAAGCGCTCGCCTGGACGTGGCCAACGCCCGGGCGCAAGTCCGCGAAGCCTGGGGGCAGGTGCTGCCTCAGGTTAATCTGAGTGCCGATTATACGCGCAATCTGAAAACGCCTAACCCCTTTGCCGGCTCGGCCGCCGGCAATCTCTTCCAATCGCTGGGCTTTTTAGACTGGCTGGCGTACAACGAACGGGCCCGCACCGACGACAATCCAGAAACCGAGCCCATCTCTTTCGGCGAGTTTGTAGAGCGGCAGCAGCAGGCGCTTGCCGAGGCTGGCATTCGGCCGCGCGCGGGCGACAACCCCTTTGCCGTAGACAATCGGTTCACAGCAGGCCTCACCATTGAGCAGACGCTTTTCAGCAAAACAGCCTTTGCGGCCATCAAAGGGGCTAAAATCCTGCAAGAGATCAACCGTCGAGGCGCGACGCGCCAGGAGCAGTTGTTGATTGATCAGGTCCGGCGGGCGTTTTACGGAGCGCTGCTGGCGCAAGAACAGGTGCGTGTTATGGCTCAGAGCGTTGCGCGCACGCGCGAGACGCTGCAGGAGACCATTCGGCGCGTCGCTCAGGGCGTGGCGCCGCAGTTTCAGCGCTTGAGCGTTGAAGTGGAGCTGGCCAACCTGGAAACCCAGCTTATTCAGGCCCAGAACCAGGCGGCGCAGACGCTTGACCAGCTCAAACTTCTGCTGGGTATCCCCCTGGACCAGCCCATTCAGCTTCGTGGCGTCCTGGCCGTAACGGATCCGGGTCGTTATCAGCAGATTGCCCTGGACGAAGCTGTTGCGCTGGCACTGGAGCGCCGTCCAGATCTAGAACAACTTCGACTGCAGATCAAACTGCGCGAAGTAGATCGGGAGTTAGCGAAAGCAGCCCGCTATCCTCGTCTGAGCGCTTTTGCCAGCTTCAGCTACATTGGCAATGTGCCGGACTATCGGACTGTAATTCTTTCAGATCCGAACGATCCGTTTAAGTTCTCCCGACGCACCAATGATTTCTTTTCGAGCGCTTACTGGAATCCCTCGGTCAACATAGGCGTCCGGCTGACCTGGACGCTTTTTTCTGGCTTTCAGACCGCAGCGCGCGTGCAACAGCGGCAAATTGCGGTTAAGCAAGCCGAACTCCAGTACCTGCACCAACTGGACCAGGTGCGGCTGGAGGTGTTGCAAGCGCTGCGCGATTTAGAGGCAGCCCGGAAACGACTGGTCAGTCAGGCGCGCAATGTCGAGCGGGCTGAGCTGAACTATACGCATGCCCGCATTCGATTGCGCGAAGGCGTAGCCAGTCCCCTGGAAGAACGCGAGGCTTCGCAACAGCTCGACCAGAGTCGCCTGAACTACCTGCAGGCCGTCTATGATTACCTCACGGCGCAAAGTGCTTTTGAAACGGCGGTGGGGTTGATTGCGCCGCCCGGTCAGGAAGCCCGGGTCTCCCTGACACTTCGCCATGAATCCCGGTAGTTCCCTGCAACCAATTAGCCCATGAAAACCACCATGCATATATCCGGATGGACTCGCCTGACGCTTCTGGCCAGCCTTGTGCTGGTAGGACTCAACGGATGCGCTCCGCCTGACAACGTAGCGTCCACATCCGACAACACAGCCCTGGCTGCTGCCAAGCGGCGCGTGCGCGTCGAGCTGCTTGAGCTGCGTCCGGCCCGGTTTGTGGACTGGATCGAAGTAACGGGCACGGTGGAAGCCGAGCACGACGCCACCCTTTCGGCGCAGGCTTCTGGGACCGTCGAGTACCTTGCGCCACTGGGTAGCCAGGTCGCGGCAGGTGCCGTGCTGGCGCGCCTGGACCAGACCCTGGCACGGGCCGCTCTGAAACAGGCCGAGGCCCAATTGGCCAGCGCGCGCGCTGCCTACGAACTGGCGCTGGATAACTTCCGACGCCAGGAGCCCCTGTTTCGCGATTCTATTATCAGTGCACTGGAGTTTGAAAACGTCCGCACCCAGCGCGATCAGGCTGCCGCCCAGCTTCGACTGGCCGAAGCTGCCGTTGAACAGGCCCGTAAACAACTGGCGCATACGGTTATTCAGGCGCCTTTTGCCGGAACGGTTGAAGCCCACTTTGTGGATGTGGGCGAGCAGATTGCGATGGGCCAGCCGGTCCTTCGCCTGGTTAACCTGCATCGCGTCAAGGTGCGGGCCGGTGTCCCTGAGCGCTACGCCCGCGATATCCGCGTAGGCACCCCGGTAGCGTTGCACTTCCAGGCCTATGGGCTTCCTGCGCGCCAGGCGACCGTCTCTTTTGTTGGCAACACGATTGACCCGGCGAACCGAACGTTTCCGATCGAAGTGCATCTGGACAATCCAGACGGCCAGCTCAAGCCCGAAATGGTCGTGCGCGTCCGTCTGGCTCGCCAGGTGCTTGACCACGTAGCGGTGATTCCTTTGCCGGCGGTGCTTCGCGATGAGACCGGCACCAGTGTGTTTGTGGCCGACACGACCGCCGACGGCCTGGTAGCCCGTCAGCGGTACATCACCCTGGGCCCCTCTGCCGAGGGACTGGTTGTCGTCACGCAGGGCCTTCGCTTTGGCGAGCGGGTGGTGGTGCTCGGCCAGAATGACCTGAGCGATGGCGACCTGCTGGAAGTGCTTCAAACCTACACCACAGCCGCTCGAGCCGCCGACGCTACCACCAGTGCCCCGGGGATCCAGACGCCGTAACCCAATTGGTCCGGAGCCATGAAAGTTACCAATCTTGCCATACGCCAGCGCACCACGGTTCTTGTCCTCACGGCCCTGCTGGCTGTTGGAGGGCTGGTCAGCTACCTGACCATTCCGAAAGAGTCGTTCCCCTCCATTGAAATTCCCAATATCGTGATCACGACCATTTATCCCGGAGCCAGCCCGGAAGATATCGAGTCGTTGATCACCAAACCCATTGAAGAGGAGCTGCAGGGCATTACCGGCATCGACGAGATTCGCTCGACGTCTACCGAAGGCGTCTCAACGATCGTGGTAGAATTTCTGCCCGATCAAATTACGCTGGACGAAGCCTTTCAGAAAGTCCGCGACAAGGTAGATATCGCGAAAGCCAAGCTCCCGGAAGATGCCGAGGAGCCCATGGTCAACGAAATTGACCTCTCCGAACTGCCTATCATGACCATTAACCTGGCTGCGCCGTATGCCCTCTCCCGTCTGAAAGAGGTAGCCGAAGACCTCTCCGACGAGTTGGAGGCGCTGCCCGACGTACTGGAAGCCACGGTGGTAGGAGGCCTGGAGCGCGAGGTGCAGGTGAACGTCGATCGCGCTGCCCTGCAGGCGTATAACCTGACTTTTAACGATGTGGTCAACGCGATTCGGCGCGAAAACACCAACCTGCCCGGAGGCTCCATCGACGTAGACCGCCTCAACTACCTGGTGCGTGTCGATGGTGAGTTTGAGGTGCCGGAAGAAATTAACCATCTCGTCATCAAAGCGCCTGGCGGGAAGCCAATCTATGTGCGGGACGTGGCCGAGGTGGTTTTTGGGTACAAAGAGCGCGACAGCTATGCGTACCTGCGCGTGCTGCAGCGTGAAGAAGACGGCCGTCTGGTGCCAGTCCATGCCGAGACCGACGCCCCCCTGCAGGTCGTCAGCCTGAGCATCCGCAAACGCTCGGGCGCCAATATTCTGGAAACCGCCGCAGCCATTCGCGAAGTACTGGCACGTTTTCCTTTTCCAGCCGGCACCGAGGTAGTCATCACAGGCGACCAGAGCGAAGATGTTCAGGCGCTCGTACGTGACCTGGAGAACAACATTATCAGTGGACTGATTTTCGTAGTGGCGGTTCTACTGTTCTTTTTAGGGGTGCGCACCGCCACCCTGGTGGGCATAGCCATTCCCCTTTCGATGTTCACCGCCTTTCTGGTCTTCCAGGCGCTGGGCTACACGCTCAACTTCGTGATCCTTTTCTCGCTGATTATCGCGCTGGGCATGCTCGTCGATAATGCCATTGTCATTGTTGAAAATATTTACCGCTTTCGAGAGCAGGGGTACAGCCGCTTCGAAGCAGCCCGGCTGGCTACGGCCGAAGTAGGCGGCGCCGTTGTGGCCTCAACAGCTACGACGGTAGCAGCTTTTATGCCCATGCTTTTCTGGCCCGGCATTATTGGCGAGTTCATGAGCTTTCTGCCGCTGACGCTCATCATCACGCTTACGTCCTCACTGTTCGTGGCGCTGGTGATCAATCCAGTGCTCACCGCTTACTTTATGCGAGTAGAAGGGGAAAAAACGCCGCGCGCTCCCCGACGCGTACGCTTACTGCTGGCTGTTGTTGTGCTCGTGATGGGCCTGGTGCTGGGCTTGGCCAACTGGAAAACGCTGGTTGCGCTGGCCGTTGCCATCCCGACCATTTACTTGCTTCATCGTCACCTTTTCAGTCCTATCGGAAACTGGTTCATTCACAACGGATTGCCTGGTCTGATCCGGCGATACCGGGCCTTTCTGAGCTGGATGCTGGAGCGGGATTATTCGGTCCCGCATGCCCTGTTGCGCAATACCTTTGCGCTGGGGAGCTTTACGCTGGGTGTTGTGCTCCTGGTCCTGGGCGGAGCGCTGGGCTCACTACTGGGGCAGGCCGCCGGCATGGTCCTGATGATACCTGGCGCTCTCCTTGCGGTTATTGGTCTGTTAGGCATCCTGCTGCATACCCTTGAAACACTTTTTCTGGGGGGGTGGACGACCGTTCGGGGCGGACTGATCTTCGGGGCTGTAGTGCTGGTGGTAACCGGCCTCATGTACCTGAGCCCACGCGAGGTGGCGCTTGCGACGATCGTCGAGCTCCTCACGCTCCCCTTGCTCGTCATTGTGACGGGCCTGCTGGGTGCCTTGCTGAACCGGCGTAACCGTCGTTACCTGATTCTGACCGACAACCGCGCCCGGCTCCTCAACAGCGTACTCGGAGCGCTCTTTGCGATTTTCGGATTGTTTGCCCTTGCGCCCACCGGCGTCGAGTTTTTCCCTCAGACCGATCCCAATCAAATTCAAGTTACGCTGACGGCTCCGCTCGGCACCAATGTCGAGACGACCGACCAGATCGCCCGGGAAGCGCTGAATCGCATCGAACAGTTGCTGCACGAACACCCTGAAGATCAGGCTAACGTCAAAAATATTCAGGTAAACGTGGGCGTCGGCGGCGACCGAATGTTCGGTGGTGGCTCTTCTAAGCCAGAGGTGGCAACCATCACGCTCGATCTGGTCGACTACGAAGATCGCGCTGTCTCCAGCCGTAAGACCCTGGCCCGCCTGCGCCAACAACTGCAGGGCCTTCCGGGCGTAACGCTGGAAATCGACCAGGACCGCATGGGTCCGCCTACCGGTCCGCCCGTCAACATTGAAATTTCTGGCCCTGACTTTCAGGAGATTGTGCGCATCACGCGCGAGATCAAGCAACGCCTGATTGAGGCGGCTGAGACGGGCCGCATACCCGGCCTGGTGGACCTCACCGACAATCTCAACACAGGCCGCCCGGAATTGCGCGTGCGCATCGACCGAGAACGAGCAGGCCGCTTTGGCTTGAGCACCCAGCAAATTGCCTCGGTCGTCCGCGCCGCTATCAATGGCATTGAGGCCAGCCAGTATCGCACTGGCGAAGACGAGTACGACATTACCGTCCGCCTCAAAGAAGCCGACCGCCGTTCGCTGGAGAGCCTGCGCAACCTGACCATCCTGCACGAGGGACAGCAGATCCCGCTAACGGCCGTGGCCGACTTTGAGCTGGGCGGTGGCCTCGGCGCTATCACCCGGCTGGACCTGCAGCGCGTCGCTACTGTCAGTGGTGACGTGGCGCCCGGTTACAATTCCCAGGCCGTACTGCGCCAGGTCCAGCAATACCTGGCCGACTACGAGCGCTCGCTACCGCCGGGCTATCACCTGGCCTACACCGGCGAAAACGAAGAGCAACAGGAGTCGTTCAGCTTTCTGACCACGGCCTTGCTGATTGGCTCCGCGCTGATCTTTCTGATTATGATTGCCCAGTTCAACCGCGTCAGCGGTCCCTTCCTGATCATGATCGCGGTAGGCTTGAGCCTGATCGGCGTGCTGCTGGGGCTGATCCTGACGCGGACAGCGTTCGGGCTGATGACCTTTATCGGACTGATCTCTCTGGCTGGCATTGTCGTGAACAACAACATCGTGCTCATCGACTACACGATGCAGCTCCAGCGACGCGGACTCAGCAAGCACGATGCGATCATTGAAGCTGGCGCTACACGGCTGCGTCCCGTCATTCTCACTGCGCTGACCACCATCATTGGCCTGGTACCACTCACCTTCGGCATTAACATTGACTTTGTGGGCCTGCTGACCGATTGGGATCCCAACTTCCAGATTGGCTCCGAGAATACCCAGTTCTGGGGCCCGATGGGCACAGCCATTATCAGCGGGCTGACGTTTGGGACGTTCCTGACGCTCGTCATCATGCCCGTGCTTTACTCTGCATTCGATTCGGTCGCCACCCACCTGCAACGCTTTCTGGGACGTGAGCCGGTAGCTGCTGAAGTGGGCAATGGGGCCGCCGAAACGCCACCGGAAGCAGTGGCGCCGCCGGTCGGCACCACCCCGCCGCGCCCATAATACGGTCCCTGTCCAGCAATCAGCAGCGCCCTGGCTCAAACGGGGACAGGCCGATAGCGCCCGACACCGACCGTCGTCGGGAAATCACCCGTTTCCTCCAGAGAACTCGCTGGTGCATGGCGGTTGTCTCCGCGTCCCCGCCTCCACAATCCACGACAGCTCGGCTGGCCCGGCAGCCTACCGCCGCTTAGCTCCAGGCATGCTCCAGATACTTTGCCATCTAAGAGGAAGCGGACGTCCTGTTGAAAGAAAGGCGTTGCAGGTCGACGCGTTTCATCAGACAGACCGGGGCTACCAGCTGAAGGCAGATAGGCCAGGCTAGACAAAACGACGACTTACTGCACCCTGGATGCAACAGAGGCTCCCACCAGACGACGCCCAAGCTCCCTCCGGCTATGACAGCTTATCCAGGCTGCTCCAGACAATACGGGCTTGTAAATTCGGACTAATACGTGTAGTACGAAATGTGAGGGATGTCATCGTAATCTGAGGCAATCAATCTGTTTCCATGAAGCGCCATTATTCTGGGAACAGGCAATTTATTCAGAAATATCTTTCTATTATTTACAACATCAAACAAATATGCGAATGGTCTGGCTCGATCAAAATCTTTTGTTTGCCATATAGCGTACTGAATCAAGAACACTCCTTCCGCAACACGTAGCACGTTAATTAAAACCGCCTCTTTATCTCTACGCCTGGGAAAAGTTATTCCGCCGCTTTTCATCTCGATAAATCCTATAAGTTCCAGATCTCTGATAGCTATTGTCTTAAGTAATGTACCGTCCATACGATAAACCTGAACTATTGGAGCATTTCTGTAGGCAATTATTAGCATACGATGCTTCCAATCACACGCCATATAGTTTCGTGTAATATAAGACAAAACAAGAGGATTGTTCGTATCATAATTTATTCCTTTACCGAATTGATTTATGATGTTTCCCGATTTGCCAATATGATATATCAATGATTTGTTTCTGTTAGACAATCTGTCAGATATGATAATAGAGGTATCACTTACGCACAGCCCTCCAGAAGCAATTCGAGGCAGGATAATGGTTCGGACATATTGATAATGGTTATCTCGAGGAGCGAACACATGTATGCCATGCCTTCGGTCCGTTACATACAGCGTATCATGCGAATCAATGGCCAGGAACTCCGGATAGATGAATTCTCCAGGCCCTTCCCCTCTTCTTCCAACTTCAAACAGAAAGTCACCCTTTGCGCTGAACACCCGCACGGTTGCATATTCATTGTCCAACACGAACACGCGTCCGCGGCGGTCTATCGCTACATCTTGAACCCTCCCAAACATCTCCCATGCGTGCGGGCTCTGGAGCGCGCCCACACGCCATTGACGGCGCATTTTGCGCAATCGTTCAGATAGCGAATGCAGTGCCCCCGACTTTTTCCCTGTCCATCCCTCAGACCATATCTCGTCGAATTGCTCAGCGGGCTCCAGCCGCTTCCAGTCCGGATGCCGCTGGCCGGTAAACTGGGCAGCAGCCGGCGTGGCAAGGACCCCTAGCAGCAACAGCCCTGCTAACCTGCTGCGTCTCATCGGCCCAAGGGTCAAGTAAGTCATATAGATGCCTTCGTCTCTCCTTCCTGGCAGCTTCCTGATTAACAAAATGATATATCCGACGCAATAAATTAATGCCCCTTCTCCTGGCAACCCCAGCCACATGCCTTCTTGCCTGATATCCGGAAACAGCGAGGCTTAAATCTCCTACGTCCAACCCACCGGATAAGTCCTGTCATACACGTAGCGCATCCCTTTCGGCCCCGAATATCAATTTTTTCCTCGGCAATTCGCTACAAATAACGTGTCTCCTTCATCTGGGGCAATCCATTGTGGATCCATCCATTCGTCCAGCCCCTCGCTACGGCTGCCTATGCTGAACAGGTACGACCTGCTCGCACCTAATACGCGTAATGTTTTACCGTTTAGCCCCAGCGCCCCCGACTATCCCGCGCTACCTGCTCTCCCCCCACATCTCTTCCTTCCGGTCAACGTACTAATCTGCCAGCATAGCTGCATGGCCTGCAGCCGCGACCGTACGGTCGCTAACAGAATAGAACCTCAGCCAGGCTTTATCTTCTGGCCAGGAATTGTCCCCCATACTTGTTATACGGGCCCTCTGATCTGGAGCAATCTCCGCCCTGAGCTTTCAGGCCTCCCGCGTTTCTGTCCAGTCAGATTTAAGCATTTTTCTCTGGTTTAAGCTAACCTGCGATCTCAACCGGACGGGCTTCCTGCCCGGTTCGCAGCCCGTTTGCGACATGATGCGTCAGCCCTGGCTGGCGCCTGTTTTCCTATTGCGCCTGCGCCTGGAATTGCCTGTTGTCTCCAGGAGCGCCCGGGGCGGCCTGCCCCTTTTCTACGAACGCAACCGACTTTCAGGCCTCAGGAAACCAGCGGCACTGGTACCTCGACGGTTCCTCGAAACACAACAGTAGCTGGTCCTTCAAGATACAACGCCGTTTCACCGTCTTTTGCCGGTTGGAATCCCACGGTCAGCACGCCGCCCGGCATGTGCACCTCAATGGGGAGCTGGCGCACCCATCCCTGCCGCCAGGCCACAAGGGCGGCCGCCACGGCTCCGGTCCCACAGGCTAACGTTTCAGCTTCGACCCCTTTTTCGTAGGTGCGCACGCGCAACACGCTTCGGCCATGCTGCTCGCCTGCTACTTCGACAAAGTTCACGTTGGCGCCCCGAGGCTGCAACGCGGCATCGTGCCGCAGCAACGGTCCCCATCTGGCTATGGGCACTGTTTCCACGGACGAAACCCGGCAGACCAGGTGTTCTGTGCCTGTCCAGATAAACGCGGCCGTTTCCACTTCAGCATCCAGCGGCGTTGCCAGGGGCGGCTGCATCTTGCAGGGACCCACCGGCGGCAGATAAAGCCGCACAGGCGCCTGCGGATCGTCGGGCACCTCGGCCTGGTAGCGTCCGGCATCCGTCTCAAAACAGAGGGGATTTCCCTGGATACCGGCCATTTGAGCAAAACGGGCCAGGCAGCGGGCCCCGTTGCCGCACATAGTTCCCGGACTACCATCCGCGTTGAAATAGCGCATGCGGTAGTGCACCTCCGGTTGCTGAGCCGGTGCTAATGCCAGCAATCCATCGGCGCCAATTCCCACGCGTCGAGGGCAATAGCGACGGGCCAGGGCAGCCAGCTCCTCGTCCGAGAAGGCGTAAAACCGGTTGTCAACGACAATAAAGTCGTTTCCAGCGCCATTCATCTTCGTAAACTCAAGAATCAACGTCCTGGGCATGGTAACAGCGGGTTTGCCGAGCGGGCACCAAGCGCCTGACCTGCCGTTAAACGGCTTGCATCGAAGAAGGTTAATCCCCTGGTTTCACCAACCAACATCGTAACCTGCATTGGCTGAGAAGCGACTGACGATTGCTCACGCGAACCCGGTACTTCTTTTTGGAGCGGGTGATGTCCACCTGCGCAAGTTAGAAGCCGCTTTTCCGGAAGTCCAGATCATTGCCCGTGGCAATCAGTTGATCCTGCAGGGCGAGGCCTCTGCCTTAGATCGCATTGAGCGGGCGGTTCGTGAACTGATCGCGCTGCTCAACCGCCACGGTCAGCTTACCGAGCGGGACGTAGACACCGTGCTGGCGCTTTTCAGCACCGGAGATGGTGCCAGCGCGGCGCCTGCTCCAACCGATGACGTTATCCTCTACACGACGACGGGCGTGCCAGTGCGGGCCAAAACGCCCAATCAGCGGCGGCTGGTCGAAATGGCCCGCAAAAATGATATTGTCTTTGCCATTGGTCCGGCGGGTACAGGGAAAACATACACCGCCGTAGCATTGGCTGTAGCTGCTCTGAAAGCACGGCAGGTTAAACGCATCGTGCTTTCGCGCCCGGCTGTCGAAGCAGGTGAGCGGCTGGGCTTTTTGCCAGGTGATTTTCGGGAAAAGGTGGATCCCTACCTGCGGCCGCTTTATGATGCCCTGGAAGATATGCTTCCCCGGGAACGGCTGCGAACTCTGCTAGAGCAGCATGTGATCGAAATCGTCCCGCTGGCCTACATGCGCGGCCGCACGCTTAACGCCGCCTTCGTCATTCTGGACGAAGCGCAGAATGCCACCACGCAGCAGATGAAGATGTTTCTGACGCGGCTGGGCACAAACAGCCGGGCCATCATCACCGGCGACATTACCCAGACCGACCTGCCCAGCCCCGAGCACAGCGGCCTCGTTGAAGTGCGGCACGTTCTCGAAGGCGTGGAAGGCATTGCCTTCGTCTATTTCGACCGCGGCGACGTAGTCCGCCACCGCCTCGTGAAAGACATTATCGAAGCCTACGAACGCTTCGCCCAGCGCGAGCAAAACGGTGGCGATGCAGCCGCCGCTAAGACAGATTGAGAAAGTACAGCGTGAGCAAAAAGGCCAGGAAAACGATTACGGCCCAGGCCGCCACGCTAGGACGCCGGTAAAAAGGAACCGTACGCTTGCGGTACGAGATCGGCGCGTTTTCAACCGCTTCTGCTTGGGCGTCGGGTTGGTGGGGCGCTGCGATCATAAGCCTGCTCAGCGCTTAGTTCGACGGATACTCGTAAAAGCCACGGCCGGTTTTACGACCCAGCCGTCCGGCTGCGACCATTTTCCGAAGTAAGGGACAGGGACGATATTTGTCATCGCCCAGCTCCCGATGCAATACCTCCAGAATTCCCAGGCATACGTCCAGCCCGATCAGATCAGCCAGCGCCAGGGGCCCCATCGGATGATTCATGCCTAACTTCATTACCTGATCAACATCTTCGGGTGCGGCCACGCCTTCCATCACACAATAAATCGCTTCGTTGATCATTGGCATCAGCACCCGATTAGAGACAAATCCTGGCGCATCGTTAACCGTGACCGGGGTCTTGCCCAACGCTTCAGCCAGCCGACATGTCGCTTCGTAGGTATCCTGGCTGGTCTCTAGCCCCCGTACGACTTCTACGAGTTGCATGACCGGCACCGGATTAAAAAAGTGCATGCCAATCACCTGGGCCGGACGCCGCGTTCGGGCCGCCAGCCACGTGATCGAGATGGAGGACGTATTCGAAGCCAGAATAGCTGCAGGCGGCGCCGCGCGATCCAGTCGTTCAAACACCTGAGCTTTTAGATCGGGATTTTCGGGCACCGCCTCAATCACCAGTTGCGCATGCGCCACTG includes the following:
- a CDS encoding mannose-1-phosphate guanylyltransferase — its product is MLYAVIMAGGIGSRFWPKSRIDHPKQFLKVFGEATLLQNTVARLQGLVPLERCYIVTHQRYVEKTREQLPALPPENILAEPIGRNTAPCITYAAIKLLAQDPDALMVVLPADHVIRNVRAFHETLRVAIEKAREPGALVTIGIKPTYPATGYGYIQFEGSAEHLFEEPRPYRVRTFAEKPDLATAERFLDSGDFLWNSGMFIWRADSILTEVQHHLPDLYEAFEPLRQAVGTPDEPHLLKQAYQTCPSISIDYGVMERSQHAWVVPGNFEWSDVGDWRAVYDLSPKDQLGNALKGQVIVRDASRNYVDTEKRLVVLIGIHDTAVIDTEDALLICNLDSTQQVKNVVEYLQAHNLEQYL
- a CDS encoding efflux RND transporter periplasmic adaptor subunit yields the protein MKTTMHISGWTRLTLLASLVLVGLNGCAPPDNVASTSDNTALAAAKRRVRVELLELRPARFVDWIEVTGTVEAEHDATLSAQASGTVEYLAPLGSQVAAGAVLARLDQTLARAALKQAEAQLASARAAYELALDNFRRQEPLFRDSIISALEFENVRTQRDQAAAQLRLAEAAVEQARKQLAHTVIQAPFAGTVEAHFVDVGEQIAMGQPVLRLVNLHRVKVRAGVPERYARDIRVGTPVALHFQAYGLPARQATVSFVGNTIDPANRTFPIEVHLDNPDGQLKPEMVVRVRLARQVLDHVAVIPLPAVLRDETGTSVFVADTTADGLVARQRYITLGPSAEGLVVVTQGLRFGERVVVLGQNDLSDGDLLEVLQTYTTAARAADATTSAPGIQTP
- a CDS encoding TolC family protein: MSIRCWLLVGLGWIVAAGDVPAQSVQRSASSPQPIILTLEEAIQIALIQNRALQSARLDVANARAQVREAWGQVLPQVNLSADYTRNLKTPNPFAGSAAGNLFQSLGFLDWLAYNERARTDDNPETEPISFGEFVERQQQALAEAGIRPRAGDNPFAVDNRFTAGLTIEQTLFSKTAFAAIKGAKILQEINRRGATRQEQLLIDQVRRAFYGALLAQEQVRVMAQSVARTRETLQETIRRVAQGVAPQFQRLSVEVELANLETQLIQAQNQAAQTLDQLKLLLGIPLDQPIQLRGVLAVTDPGRYQQIALDEAVALALERRPDLEQLRLQIKLREVDRELAKAARYPRLSAFASFSYIGNVPDYRTVILSDPNDPFKFSRRTNDFFSSAYWNPSVNIGVRLTWTLFSGFQTAARVQQRQIAVKQAELQYLHQLDQVRLEVLQALRDLEAARKRLVSQARNVERAELNYTHARIRLREGVASPLEEREASQQLDQSRLNYLQAVYDYLTAQSAFETAVGLIAPPGQEARVSLTLRHESR
- a CDS encoding TetR/AcrR family transcriptional regulator encodes the protein MESPSLSRKERERLMRRQAMLEAARAVFAEKGYVDATLDEIAQRAEFGKGTLYNYFPGGKDELFFAVFEEVFAQFRQLIETSFADAASFREGFEAFLRASFEFFEQNRDMLLLVTRESQRMMVSPDPERAAFFQRHHDAFLQLLTRHIQAAIERGEVRPLPAEAVAHTILGNLHGLAMHRLLKECVTGKPQHALPTPEEATRFLSTLLLEGLLDRRKSQEES